The Desulfuromonadaceae bacterium genome window below encodes:
- a CDS encoding response regulator: protein MAHRILVVDDDQELRETISEILVDAGFFVANASSGEEALKILSGETFDLVLLDMIMPGIGGQEILPLLKRQAPRTRIIMITAFATVENAVAAMRKGADDYLTKPFKVDELLTAVRRRLEEARFLDCGFQIEMDSTFSCLANSIRRDILKLIGRKQRLRFMDITRHLGIEDHTKMNFHLKMLRTADLVGQDEHKNYILTPQGGRILTCLSQITKDTPPQ, encoded by the coding sequence ATGGCGCATAGAATTCTGGTGGTCGATGATGATCAGGAACTGCGCGAAACGATCAGCGAGATACTGGTCGATGCCGGTTTTTTTGTCGCCAACGCCAGCAGTGGTGAAGAAGCCCTCAAGATCCTGAGCGGCGAAACTTTCGATCTGGTGCTGCTCGATATGATCATGCCGGGAATTGGCGGCCAGGAGATTCTGCCGTTACTCAAGCGCCAGGCGCCCCGCACCCGGATCATCATGATCACCGCCTTTGCCACCGTAGAAAATGCTGTCGCCGCCATGCGTAAAGGGGCCGATGACTATCTGACCAAGCCCTTTAAGGTTGACGAGTTACTGACCGCCGTGCGTCGCCGTCTGGAGGAGGCACGGTTCCTCGATTGCGGTTTTCAGATCGAGATGGACAGTACCTTCAGCTGTCTGGCCAACTCGATTCGCCGCGACATTCTCAAGCTGATCGGCCGGAAGCAGCGACTCCGCTTTATGGATATCACCCGCCATCTTGGCATCGAAGACCATACCAAGATGAATTTTCATCTGAAGATGTTACGCACTGCCGATCTGGTCGGTCAGGATGAACACAAAAACTATATCCTCACCCCGCAAGGGGGGCGGATTTTGACCTGCCTTAGTCAGATAACAAAAGACACCCCCCCGCAATAA
- a CDS encoding HAMP domain-containing histidine kinase: protein MSNNNFITFLTFLFYGLVFFTAGVAIISKVTRSSQLTIARYLPLFALFAFVHACHEWLILFLYLEWPTLSPHLPIISVLRLLPAFVSFVFLLIFGYSVLKSVYPQHRMKLNLFVLALLPLFIVSILTQEFEFTPEFFRLIALRMRYFIAFPAALLAGFGLIGYAGTIRTTSDKVARNFIAAGIALIGYGIFAGLVPTGVILLPGIRIELLRGIAGLFILHFLMNALHIFDLEREAQIEERLQRFAQSEKMVSLGKLAAGIAHEINNPLANVSLNVELLKKSLNATDPGAPYVKRFAAIERNLDRASKIARELLTFSRHDDLGAPVELLDLNEVLRNTLTLLGPRQQDYNFILNLQPLPPVRGFSWKVEEVFLNVLINAMDASPVGAPIKLTSRSTPEGVTIEVTDCGPGIALEHLGTIFDPFFTTKEVGVGTGLGLSICFGIMERHGGHITVANAAPGGCIVTLTFPQGVHDGA, encoded by the coding sequence GTGTCGAATAATAATTTTATCACCTTTTTGACGTTTCTCTTTTACGGACTGGTCTTTTTTACCGCCGGTGTGGCGATTATTTCCAAGGTCACCCGCAGCAGTCAGTTGACGATCGCCCGTTACCTGCCGCTCTTTGCGCTCTTTGCCTTTGTCCATGCCTGTCACGAATGGCTCATTCTCTTTCTTTACCTGGAGTGGCCGACCCTGTCGCCACACCTGCCGATCATCAGCGTCCTGCGCCTCTTGCCGGCCTTTGTCTCCTTTGTTTTCCTCCTGATCTTTGGCTACAGCGTGCTAAAATCTGTTTATCCTCAGCACCGAATGAAGCTGAACCTCTTTGTCCTGGCCTTGCTGCCGCTCTTCATCGTCAGTATTCTGACGCAAGAGTTCGAATTCACTCCGGAGTTCTTCCGTCTAATCGCATTACGCATGCGTTACTTTATCGCCTTCCCCGCCGCTCTTCTCGCCGGCTTCGGCCTCATCGGTTATGCCGGGACGATCCGCACCACCAGCGACAAGGTGGCACGAAATTTCATCGCCGCCGGTATTGCCCTGATCGGTTACGGAATCTTTGCCGGATTAGTCCCGACCGGTGTCATCCTCTTGCCGGGAATACGCATCGAACTTTTGCGTGGTATTGCCGGACTCTTTATTCTGCACTTTCTGATGAACGCTTTGCACATCTTCGACCTTGAGCGGGAAGCCCAGATCGAAGAGCGCCTGCAGCGCTTTGCCCAGTCGGAAAAAATGGTCTCCCTGGGGAAACTCGCGGCTGGTATCGCCCACGAAATCAACAATCCCCTGGCCAATGTCTCCCTTAATGTCGAGTTGTTGAAGAAATCGCTCAATGCGACCGACCCCGGCGCTCCCTACGTTAAACGTTTTGCGGCCATCGAGCGCAACCTCGATCGCGCCTCGAAGATCGCTCGCGAACTTTTGACCTTTTCCCGCCATGACGATCTCGGAGCGCCTGTCGAACTTCTTGATCTCAACGAGGTATTGCGCAATACTTTGACGCTCCTTGGCCCCCGGCAGCAGGATTATAATTTTATCCTGAATCTGCAACCGCTGCCGCCGGTGCGGGGTTTTTCCTGGAAGGTCGAGGAGGTCTTTCTCAATGTTTTAATCAATGCCATGGATGCCAGTCCTGTTGGCGCGCCGATTAAGCTCACATCCCGCAGTACCCCGGAAGGGGTGACGATTGAGGTGACCGATTGTGGCCCCGGCATTGCGCTCGAACATCTCGGCACCATCTTTGATCCTTTCTTCACCACAAAAGAGGTGGGGGTTGGGACTGGGTTGGGGCTATCAATCTGCTTTGGTATCATGGAGCGTCACGGCGGGCATATCACCGTGGCCAATGCCGCACCGGGTGGCTGCATTGTCACTCTGACTTTCCCGCAAGGAGTTCACGATGGCGCATAG